A single region of the Salvia miltiorrhiza cultivar Shanhuang (shh) chromosome 8, IMPLAD_Smil_shh, whole genome shotgun sequence genome encodes:
- the LOC130999660 gene encoding probable disease resistance protein At1g58602 gives MAEAVVSMALETLRDLLLEEARFLSGVGDEVRELEIQLKQMKCLLEDADRRRHESKTIFNLISEIRDLVYGAEAAIERHAAYQVCSRRRRGLRQLVRRCSCSLEEYKSIHQLGSEISPIKSRLERINKEMQENGIKKSIINTTNGGESSAAGENKNWSRKTFPDFEIGECFVGMEEELKQLEYLLVEDKEHRVISVWGMGGSGKTTIARKVYNHIKHTKSSCFESFAWVCISQQCQVKSVLEDILSQLRLEKVNENNASDTALMGQLCEIQREKRCLIVVDDLWEASHWDGFKHAFLVQDLQSKILITTRERKVAEIGFPLELGLLKVEHALELLEKKAFPQTNIPEFVLEENFEKIGKEMVKKCGYLPLAISLLGGVLRMKNLMEWELVNRDIKKYIYRDENEIDGVLNLSYESLPYYLKPCFLYMGLFQEDEDIDVEDLYTRWIAQGMISHENIRDNEETLMEIAEIYLGELASRSIVQVEIDDGVTPGEKYRSCKLHDVVRQLCLKLGKREDFGVLSLEYQTGKLSTLLQQASSHMKVLHLAIHFRTEVGLEPDKLGEDSSKYLRSLQMVNHRNAVEFSLQSIVDFQKFKLLRDLVMVGFKFQGRKLPKGITNLVHLRRLRLEKCEFDKLPLSIRNLIYMDTLDLTSSYNVEVPNVFKEMLCLKHLALPSYDEEKIGSYRLTLDEGVDVLESLIGLDSRVHELKCIGRMKNLRRFDASIHDNESLLTIMNAIATDWNKLVCCMVYIKEGCELGTNEGVLNKAFTCPNLHSLWISVKIGKALTECGHDFMSSKLTKLLLLECEIEDDPMGILGKLPCLTALTLGRKSFVGEEMTCPSNSFPRLKNLIISKLPKLREWRVEAGAMPLLSTLHIYYSSSLEMVPDGLSGISTLRELMIFGMPELGKRVSASGEDFHKVSHVPSIFIY, from the exons ATGGCAGAAGCAGTGGTGTCGATGGCTCTAGAAACCTTGCGCGATTTGTTGTTGGAAGAAGCAAGGTTTCTATCTGGTGTGGGCGATGAAGTGAGGGAGCTCGAGATCCAGCTGAAACAGATGAAGTGTCTCCTCGAAGATGCTGACAGAAGACGACACGAAAGCAAAACCATTTTCAATTTGATCTCGGAGATCAGAGATCTTGTCTATGGAGCCGAAGCTGCCATTGAAAGACACGCAGCTTATCAAGTGTGTTCAAGGAGAAGACGAGGCCTCAGACAGCTCGTCCGCAGATGTAGTTGTAGTTTGGAAGAATACAAGTCGATCCACCAACTAGGCTCCGAGATTTCACCGATCAAATCCCGTCTTGAAAGGATAAACAAGGAAATGCAAGAAAATGGCATAAAGAAGAGCATCATCAACACTACAAATGGAGGGGAAAGCTCGGCTGCCGGCGAAAACAAAAATTGGTCGAGGAAAACCTTTCCCGATTTTGAGATCGGAGAGTGTTTCGTGGGGATGGAGGAAGAGCTGAAGCAGCTTGAATATCTGCTAGTCGAGGACAAAGAGCATCGAGTTATTTCAGTATGGGGCATGGGAGGTTCAGGCAAGACCACCATTGCTAGAAAGGTATACAACCACATCAAACACACTAAAAGCAGTTGCTTTGAGTCTTTCGCGTGGGTTTGTATATCTCAGCAATGTCAGGTAAAATCAGTTTTGGAGGATATTCTCAGCCAGCTAAGACTAGAAAAGGTTAATGAGAATAATGCGAGTGACACGGCGTTGATGGGGCAACTGTGTGAGATACAAAGAGAGAAGCGATGCCTGATTGTTGTGGACGATCTTTGGGAGGCTTCACATTGGGATGGTTTCAAGCATGCCTTTCTTGTCCAGGATTTGCAGAGCAAGATATTGATCACCACGCGTGAACGAAAGGTTGCAGAGATTGGATTCCCATTAGAACTTGGGCTTCTAAAGGTGGAACATGCTTTGGAACTACTCGAGAAGAAAGCATTTCCCCAAACAAACATTCCAG AGTTTGTATTGGAAGAGAATTTTGAGAAAAttggaaaagaaatggtgaagaaATGTGGGTATTTGCCGTTGGCAATTTCTTTACTCGGTGGGGTCTTGAGAATGAAAAATTTGATGGAGTGGGAGTTAGTAAATAgggatataaaaaaatacatatatagagaTGAAAATGAGATTGATGGAGTGCTAAATTTAAGCTATGAAAGTCTACCATATTATTTGAAGCCTTGCTTTCTCTATATGGGTTTATTTCAAGAGGACGAAGATATAGATGTTGAGGATCTATATACTAGATGGATAGCACAAGGCATGATTTCACATGAGAATATCCGAGACAATGAGGAAACTTTAATGGAAATCGCGGAAATCTACTTGGGTGAGTTGGCCTCTAGGTCCATCGTCCAAGTTGAAATTGACGATGGTGTCACACCAGGGGAAAAATATAGGAGCTGCAAACTTCATGATGTAGTAAGACAACTATGTTTGAAATTGGGGAAAAGAGAGGATTTTGGTGTGCTAAGTTTGGAGTATCAAACCGGAAAACTTAGTACCTTACTACAGCAAGCTTCCTCGCATATGAAAGTACTACATTTGGCTATCCATTTCAGAACAGAAGTCGGACTGGAACCTGACAAGCTTGGAGAAGATAGTAGCAAATATTTAAGGTCTCTTCAAATGGTCAATCACAGAAATGCTGTTGAGTTTTCCTTACAAAGTATCGTTGATTTtcagaaattcaaattgctGAGGGATCTAGTTATGGTTGGATTCAAATTCCAAGGAAGAAAGTTACCGAAAGGAATCACTAATCTTGTTCACCTTAGACGTTTGCGTTTAGAAAAATGTGAATTTGATAAGCTACCGCTGTCCATAAGGAATTTGATATACATGGATACCCTTGATTTAACTAGTTCGTATAATGTTGAAGTTCCAAATGTTTTCAAGGAGATGCTATGTTTAAAACACTTGGCTCTTCCCAGTTATGATGAGGAAAAAATTGGAAGTTATCGATTAACATTGGACGAGGGGGTGGATGTGTTGGAGAGTCTTATCGGGTTGGATAGTAGAGTGCATGAGTTAAAATGTATAGGTAGAATGAAGAATCTCCGACGCTTTGATGCAAGCATACACGACAATGAAAGCTTGTTAACGATCATGAATGCCATTGCTACCGACTGGAACAAGTTAGTGTGTTGTATGGTTTATATCAAAGAGGGTTGCGAGTTAGGAACAAATGAGGGAGTGTTGAACAAGGCATTCACATGTCCCAATCTTCATTCCTTGTGGATTAGTGTTAAGATAGGAAAGGCGCTGACAGAGTGCGGGCATGACTTCATGAGCTCTAAACTTACGAAGTTGCTCCTATTAGAATGTGAGATTGAGGATGATCCAATGGGCATATTGGGAAAGCTTCCTTGCTTGACTGCTTTGACTTTAGGGAGGAAATCATTTGTCGGGGAGGAGATGACGTGTCCATCAAACAGTTTTCCTCGCCTCAAGAATCTTATTATATCAAAGTTACCGAAGTTGAGGGAGTGGAGAGTGGAGGCAGGAGCCATGCCCCTTCTCTCTACACTACACATCTATTATAGTTCTAGTCTTGAGATGGTTCCAGATGGATTGAGTGGCATTTCTACTCTTCGGGAACTGATGATATTTGGAATGCCGGAATTGGGGAAGAGGGTATCGGCATCAGGAGAGGATTTTCACAAAGTCAGCCATGTCCCTTCAATTTTCATCTATTAG